One window of the Camarhynchus parvulus chromosome 2, STF_HiC, whole genome shotgun sequence genome contains the following:
- the MED10 gene encoding mediator of RNA polymerase II transcription subunit 10: protein MAEKFDSLEEHLEKFVENIRQLGIIVSDFQPSSQTGLNQKLNFMVTGLQDIDKCRQQLHDISVPLEVFEYIDQGRNPQLYTKECLERALAKNEQVKGKIDTMKKFKSLLIQELTKVFPEDMAKYKTIRGEDPPP from the exons ATGGCGGAGAAGTTCGACTCCCTGGAGGAGCACCTGGAGAAGTTCGTGGAGAACATCAGGCAGCTCGGCATCATCGTCAGCGacttccagcccagcagccagacGGGGCTCAATCAGAAATT AAATTTCATGGTGACGGGCTTGCAGGATATCGACAAATGCCGGCAGCAGCTTCACGATATCAGCGTGCCCTTAGAGGTTTTTGA ataCATCGATCAAGGCCGCAACCCTCAGCTTTACACTAAAGAGTGTCTGGAGCGAGCTTTGGCTAAAAATGAgcaagtgaaaggaaaaattgaCACTATGAAG aaaTTTAAAAGCCTGTTAATTCAAGAACTGACAAAGGTGTTCCCAGAAGATATGGCAAAGTACAAAACTATTAGAGGAGAAGATCCTCCTCCTTAA